Proteins encoded by one window of Lutibacter sp. A64:
- the ggt gene encoding gamma-glutamyltransferase, producing the protein MRTLISILLLSILLIQCKPKPVNAPSKITGLIADSAMVVSAREEASKIGVAILKKGGNAFDAMVATELALSVSFPIAGNIGGGGFMVYRLNNGETGALDYREKAPLLASKDMYLTKNGDFIKNKSTLGAMAVGIPGTIAGIFEAHKKFGSLPIEILIQPAIDLAKNGIIVTEYQANNLNNSRTRFKKANNYTIYLDTIWKAGDTLKFTELANTLERIKINGKDEFYQGKTAEHIVNYIHELGGIISMEDLEKYEAKWRTPITFNYKDLQITSMTLPSSGGICLAQILKAIEPYNLDEFEHNSTKYIQLLTEAERRAYADRAHYLGDPDFVSVAIDSLLNTNYINHRMESFSWEKATESSEISHGKLNGYESEETTHYSIVDKFGNAVAVTTTLNTAYGSKVYVKNGGFFLNNEMDDFSAKPGTPNTYGLVGSEANSIEPEKRMLSSMTPTIVSQNGKLKMVVGSPGGSTIITSVLQNILNVTEFNMGMQESVNASRFHHQWLPDNIRMEPKGFDSITKTNLQNLGYKLLERESLIIGKVDAILVLANGKLEGGEDPRGDDKAAGF; encoded by the coding sequence ATGAGAACATTAATTTCAATCTTACTTTTAAGTATTTTACTCATTCAATGTAAACCAAAACCAGTAAACGCTCCTTCAAAAATTACAGGCTTAATTGCAGACAGTGCAATGGTTGTTTCTGCACGTGAAGAAGCTTCAAAAATTGGAGTTGCAATACTAAAAAAAGGCGGAAATGCCTTTGATGCCATGGTTGCTACCGAACTTGCTCTATCGGTTTCTTTTCCTATTGCAGGAAATATCGGCGGCGGCGGATTTATGGTATACAGATTAAATAATGGAGAAACAGGCGCTTTAGACTATCGTGAAAAAGCCCCTTTATTGGCTTCAAAAGATATGTATTTAACTAAAAATGGCGATTTTATTAAAAATAAAAGCACTTTAGGTGCAATGGCGGTTGGTATTCCTGGAACCATTGCAGGTATTTTTGAGGCTCATAAAAAATTTGGTTCACTTCCTATAGAAATATTGATTCAACCCGCTATTGATTTGGCTAAAAATGGAATTATTGTTACAGAATATCAAGCAAACAATTTAAATAACAGTCGTACTAGATTCAAAAAAGCCAATAATTATACTATTTATTTAGATACAATCTGGAAAGCTGGAGACACTTTAAAATTTACTGAATTAGCCAATACTTTAGAGCGTATTAAAATAAATGGTAAAGATGAATTTTACCAAGGAAAAACTGCCGAACATATTGTTAATTACATTCATGAATTAGGTGGAATTATTTCAATGGAAGATTTAGAAAAATACGAAGCTAAATGGCGTACTCCAATAACTTTTAATTATAAAGATTTACAAATTACTTCTATGACACTTCCTTCTAGTGGCGGAATTTGCTTAGCACAAATATTAAAAGCTATTGAACCTTATAATTTAGATGAATTTGAACATAATTCTACAAAATACATTCAATTATTAACCGAAGCAGAACGACGTGCTTATGCAGATAGAGCACACTATTTGGGTGATCCAGACTTTGTTTCTGTTGCTATTGATAGTTTATTAAATACCAACTATATTAACCATAGAATGGAAAGTTTTTCTTGGGAAAAAGCTACAGAATCTTCTGAAATCTCTCACGGAAAATTAAATGGATATGAAAGTGAAGAAACCACCCACTACTCTATTGTTGATAAATTTGGAAATGCTGTTGCAGTAACCACAACTTTAAATACAGCTTATGGATCAAAAGTATATGTGAAAAATGGCGGTTTCTTTTTAAATAATGAAATGGACGATTTTAGTGCAAAACCAGGCACACCAAACACTTATGGTTTAGTTGGTTCTGAAGCAAATTCTATTGAGCCTGAAAAACGTATGTTAAGTTCTATGACACCTACTATTGTTTCGCAAAACGGAAAACTAAAAATGGTAGTTGGCAGCCCTGGAGGCTCTACAATAATAACTTCAGTATTACAAAATATTTTAAATGTTACCGAATTTAATATGGGAATGCAAGAATCTGTTAATGCCTCTAGGTTTCATCACCAATGGTTGCCAGACAATATTAGAATGGAGCCAAAAGGTTTTGATAGTATTACAAAAACTAATTTACAAAATTTAGGTTACAAATTATTAGAACGAGAATCTTTGATAATTGGTAAAGTAGATGCTATATTAGTGCTAGCAAATGGAAAATTAGAAGGAGGCGAAGATCCAAGAGGAGATGATAAAGCTGCTGGATTTTAA
- a CDS encoding THUMP-like domain-containing protein, translating to MNKVILNTEVQEFITKNINSDLTKLVLKGSPFEGVSIQEIASQIEAKKRCQKKIPNWFSTSNIYYPNKLNIEQTSSEVTANYKSNLVEGDSLIDITGGFGIDCYYFSRNINTITHCELNAKLSAITAHNYTQLNVKNIRTHIGDGIAFLENTTNKFGWIYADPSRRNEAKGKVFLLNDCLPNIPENLDLLFKKTSNILLKISPILDITSAINELKFVKEIHIIAVENEVKELLFILKKNYTKAVFIKTINFNKNKEQLFNFNLDEDFFATYSKPKKYIFEPNAAILKSGAFNQVSAQLKIDKLHQHSHLYTSDKLIDFPGRSFEIMHCISYDKKQLKKLIPSKKANITIRNFPESVAQIRKKTGLKDGGNQYLFFTTDLNNNKIILICRKV from the coding sequence TTGAATAAAGTCATTTTAAATACTGAAGTACAAGAATTTATTACAAAAAATATAAATTCAGATTTAACAAAATTAGTTTTAAAAGGAAGCCCTTTTGAAGGCGTTTCAATCCAAGAAATTGCAAGCCAAATTGAAGCAAAAAAACGCTGTCAGAAAAAAATACCGAATTGGTTTTCAACCTCTAATATTTACTATCCTAATAAGTTAAATATTGAACAAACATCATCTGAAGTTACTGCAAATTATAAATCCAATTTAGTTGAAGGCGACAGTTTAATTGACATTACAGGTGGTTTTGGTATAGATTGTTATTATTTCTCTAGAAATATTAATACCATCACACATTGTGAATTAAATGCTAAATTATCAGCAATTACAGCACACAATTACACACAATTAAATGTAAAAAACATACGTACACATATAGGAGATGGCATTGCTTTTTTAGAAAACACAACTAACAAATTCGGTTGGATATACGCAGATCCTTCTAGAAGAAATGAAGCTAAAGGTAAAGTGTTTTTATTAAACGATTGCTTACCAAATATTCCAGAAAATCTAGATCTTTTATTTAAAAAAACTTCAAATATTCTCCTTAAAATATCGCCTATTCTAGATATTACAAGCGCTATAAACGAATTAAAATTTGTAAAAGAAATACATATAATTGCTGTTGAAAATGAAGTTAAAGAATTATTATTTATTCTAAAGAAAAACTACACAAAAGCAGTTTTTATCAAAACAATTAATTTTAATAAAAATAAAGAACAATTATTTAATTTTAACTTAGATGAAGATTTTTTTGCTACGTATTCTAAACCTAAAAAATATATTTTTGAACCAAATGCTGCTATATTAAAATCAGGTGCATTTAACCAAGTTTCTGCACAATTAAAAATAGATAAGCTACATCAACATTCACATCTATATACTTCAGATAAATTAATAGATTTCCCAGGACGAAGTTTTGAAATTATGCACTGTATTTCTTATGACAAAAAACAGTTAAAAAAATTAATTCCTTCTAAAAAAGCTAATATCACCATCCGTAACTTTCCAGAATCAGTGGCTCAAATTAGAAAAAAAACAGGTTTAAAAGATGGAGGAAATCAATACTTATTTTTTACAACAGACTTAAATAACAATAAAATAATTTTAATTTGCCGTAAAGTTTAA
- a CDS encoding acyl carrier protein phosphodiesterase gives MADFFVSLLQNKSMNFLAHLYLSKNNKNILIGNFISDAIKGKDYKKYPHEIKVGILLHREIDTFTDTHPIVKKSMRRLNKRYRHYNGVIIDILYDHYLAKNWSNYSEIPLELYAENVYSFLNENIATFPEELQHLLPNMIQYNWLVNYASIEGIDRVLKGMNKRTKGISKMDLATEDLKLHYLEFEADFTAYFKELMDFTTEKTTYLLTK, from the coding sequence ATGGCAGATTTTTTTGTATCATTGTTACAAAATAAATCAATGAACTTTTTAGCACATTTATACCTTTCCAAAAACAATAAAAACATTTTAATTGGAAACTTTATTTCAGATGCTATTAAAGGCAAAGATTATAAAAAATACCCTCACGAAATTAAAGTTGGTATTTTATTACATCGAGAAATAGACACTTTTACAGATACGCATCCAATAGTTAAAAAGAGTATGCGCCGATTAAACAAACGTTACAGACATTATAATGGCGTAATCATCGATATTTTATACGACCATTATTTGGCAAAAAACTGGTCTAATTATTCTGAAATTCCATTAGAACTTTACGCCGAAAACGTCTATTCCTTTTTAAATGAAAATATAGCTACTTTTCCAGAAGAACTTCAGCATTTATTACCAAACATGATTCAATACAACTGGTTAGTAAATTATGCTTCAATAGAAGGAATTGACCGTGTTTTAAAAGGAATGAACAAACGTACAAAAGGTATTTCTAAAATGGATTTAGCCACTGAAGATTTAAAATTACATTACTTAGAATTTGAAGCTGATTTTACTGCATATTTTAAAGAACTAATGGATTTTACAACTGAAAAAACAACTTATCTTTTAACAAAATGA
- a CDS encoding vWA domain-containing protein: MKRFLKPALKFNLLFLISFAFISCEISDSTLDSSSENYYVDYGEGYIPTGDQYNEYTENPFINTADNTTSTFSTDADGAAYANMRRYLQQDLALPPNGAIRTEELINYFQLDYPSNNTSHPITLNGEVSECPWNTSNKLVRIGLKGKPITSENKPASNFVFLIDVSGSMASEDKLDLLKNGFNYFVDGLTANDNVAIVTYAGSAGVVLEATAGNEKQKIKDAINKLGAGGSTAGAEGIITAYEIAQQQFIENGNNRIVIGTDGDFNVGASSQEELVTLIEEKRELGIYITVLGVGSGNLNDAALEQIANNGNGTYEYIDTIEQLKKVFIYDYSKFYTVAKDVKIQVEFNPNNVEAYRLIGYENRILNDEDFEDDKKDAGEIGANQNVTALYEIVPKNNENTQATPTFTIDFRYKNPDADVSIPIELEIFDQGKTFNQASDFMKFTSSVVSFSMLLSDSEYKGTSNYDTILEWLNATNLNDEYGFKAEFKELIEIAKGLN, encoded by the coding sequence ATGAAACGTTTCCTAAAACCTGCTTTAAAATTTAACTTATTATTTTTAATAAGCTTTGCATTTATTTCTTGTGAAATTTCAGACAGCACATTAGATAGTAGTAGCGAAAATTATTATGTAGATTATGGTGAAGGATATATTCCTACCGGAGATCAATACAATGAGTATACTGAAAATCCGTTTATAAACACCGCAGATAATACAACTTCAACATTTTCAACCGATGCCGACGGCGCTGCTTATGCAAATATGCGTAGGTATTTACAACAAGATTTAGCATTACCGCCAAATGGTGCAATTAGAACTGAAGAATTAATAAATTATTTTCAATTAGATTACCCTTCAAACAATACTTCACATCCAATTACTTTAAACGGAGAAGTAAGTGAATGCCCTTGGAATACTTCTAATAAATTGGTTAGAATTGGTCTTAAAGGAAAACCAATTACTTCAGAAAACAAACCCGCTTCTAATTTTGTTTTTTTAATAGACGTTTCAGGTTCTATGGCAAGTGAAGATAAATTAGATTTATTAAAAAATGGCTTCAACTATTTTGTTGATGGCTTAACAGCTAACGATAACGTTGCTATTGTTACTTATGCCGGTTCGGCTGGTGTAGTTTTAGAAGCTACCGCTGGAAACGAAAAACAAAAAATTAAAGACGCAATAAATAAATTAGGTGCTGGTGGAAGTACTGCCGGTGCAGAAGGCATTATTACAGCTTATGAAATTGCACAACAACAATTTATAGAAAACGGGAATAATAGAATAGTTATTGGTACAGATGGCGATTTTAATGTGGGCGCTTCCAGTCAAGAAGAGCTTGTTACACTAATTGAAGAAAAAAGAGAATTAGGTATCTACATTACTGTTTTAGGTGTTGGAAGTGGTAACTTAAACGATGCTGCTTTAGAACAAATTGCTAATAACGGAAACGGAACTTACGAATATATTGATACTATTGAACAACTAAAAAAAGTCTTTATTTACGATTATAGCAAGTTTTATACTGTTGCAAAAGACGTTAAAATTCAGGTTGAATTTAACCCAAACAATGTTGAAGCATACCGTTTAATCGGTTATGAAAACAGGATTTTAAATGATGAAGATTTTGAAGATGATAAAAAAGATGCTGGTGAAATTGGAGCAAACCAAAATGTTACTGCCTTGTATGAAATTGTTCCAAAAAATAATGAGAACACACAAGCTACTCCAACATTTACAATAGATTTTAGGTATAAAAACCCAGATGCTGATGTTAGTATTCCAATAGAATTAGAAATATTTGACCAAGGAAAAACATTTAATCAAGCAAGCGATTTTATGAAATTCACATCGAGTGTGGTATCATTTTCTATGTTACTTTCAGATTCAGAATACAAAGGAACTAGTAATTATGATACTATTTTAGAATGGTTGAATGCTACAAACTTAAACGATGAATACGGTTTTAAAGCTGAATTTAAAGAATTGATTGAAATAGCAAAAGGATTAAATTAA
- a CDS encoding M14 family zinc carboxypeptidase, translating into MKKKFFTIILFILTQSIVFSQNYYFEEYAPFNKNIPSPEEFLGYAIGDFHTRHDLVISYMEKLAELSDKASLKVIGKTNENRKLVILTITSLENHKNLTSIKEKHLQVVDENIDITDFTDLPVFINLAYNVHGNEPSGTEAALLAAYTLVASENPTVKKYLDNTIIFLEPTINPDGRDRFTNWVNSFKGTPPIADKNDIEHNEGWPRGRTNHYLFDLNRDLLLAVQPESNARLKWFHEWYPNVVTDFHEMSTTSTFFFEPKPLSASLNPVTPDENYTSLTFAFAKQFSEDLDEIGSLYFTKEKYDATYPGYGSTYGDLQGSLALLFEQAAARGHLQETTTGNLSFPFTIRNQFVSTFATINAAIKNKDLLYSYQNKFFKNAIEQASESKIKAYVFGDNYDQNRNKAFLDLLLKHKIKAYPLDKDLKLKNNTYKKGYAYTVPTKQKEYLMVRTIFETYNKYRDSVFYDASSWSVANFYNMKYAPLSKDIAYKNKITPESNTVKIDKCSLSEYAYLIPWDDYYAPALLHKLQEKNIIVKTAVEPITTIANETEVSFSRGTLLIPVSIQNIDKDTLFSIINTLSEQYKIQVYSVNTGYSLKGIDLGSTNFVTLKQPKVMMLVKGGVSAYEAGEVWHLFEKRMQMPIVKVPERLFYKTDLHRYNVIVMVSGSYSLLSEKDKEKLKNWISLGNTLITTRTASSWAIKNKIVEENLLDWVKDTTKSRFNYADSRAVIGKQSIGGAIFEIDLDITHPIAYGYHDLKIPIYKNNKVFISPTKSRFSTVAKYTENPHIDGYVSPENINNYIKKSAAIIVSKVGNGRTILFADNPNFRGAWYGTNKLFMNAISFGSLIKIPY; encoded by the coding sequence ATGAAAAAAAAGTTCTTTACAATCATTTTATTTATTCTTACCCAATCAATTGTTTTTTCTCAAAATTATTATTTTGAAGAATATGCTCCTTTCAATAAAAACATCCCAAGTCCTGAAGAATTTTTAGGATATGCAATTGGTGATTTCCATACAAGACATGACTTAGTTATTTCATATATGGAAAAATTAGCAGAACTGTCAGATAAAGCTTCTTTAAAAGTTATTGGAAAAACAAATGAAAATAGAAAACTTGTTATTTTAACAATTACTTCGTTAGAAAATCATAAAAATTTAACAAGTATTAAAGAGAAACATTTACAAGTTGTAGATGAAAATATAGATATAACTGATTTTACAGATTTACCTGTTTTTATAAATTTAGCATACAATGTTCATGGAAACGAACCTTCAGGAACTGAAGCCGCTTTATTAGCAGCTTATACCTTAGTTGCTTCAGAAAACCCCACAGTAAAAAAATATTTAGACAATACTATCATATTTCTAGAACCAACTATTAATCCAGATGGAAGAGATCGGTTTACTAATTGGGTAAATTCGTTTAAAGGCACCCCTCCTATTGCAGATAAAAACGACATTGAACATAACGAAGGTTGGCCAAGAGGAAGAACAAATCATTATTTATTTGATTTAAATAGAGATTTATTACTAGCTGTACAACCAGAAAGCAATGCTCGTTTAAAATGGTTTCATGAATGGTATCCAAATGTGGTTACAGATTTTCACGAAATGAGTACAACAAGTACATTCTTTTTTGAGCCAAAACCTTTATCAGCATCATTAAACCCCGTAACACCTGATGAAAATTATACTTCATTAACATTTGCTTTTGCAAAACAATTTAGTGAAGATTTAGATGAAATCGGTTCTCTATACTTTACTAAAGAAAAATATGATGCAACATATCCTGGTTACGGCTCTACTTACGGAGATTTACAAGGTTCTCTAGCTTTATTATTTGAACAAGCAGCAGCAAGAGGACATTTACAAGAAACTACAACAGGTAATTTATCATTTCCTTTTACCATAAGAAATCAATTCGTCTCTACTTTTGCAACTATAAACGCTGCAATAAAAAATAAAGATCTTTTATATTCTTATCAAAATAAATTTTTTAAGAATGCTATTGAACAAGCTTCAGAAAGTAAAATTAAAGCTTATGTTTTTGGAGATAATTATGATCAAAACAGAAATAAAGCCTTTTTAGACTTACTACTAAAACATAAAATTAAAGCATACCCATTAGATAAAGATTTAAAATTAAAAAACAACACTTACAAGAAAGGTTATGCTTACACCGTACCAACAAAACAGAAGGAATATTTAATGGTTCGTACCATATTTGAAACTTACAATAAATATAGAGATAGTGTTTTTTATGATGCCTCTTCTTGGTCGGTTGCAAATTTTTATAATATGAAGTATGCTCCACTTTCAAAAGATATAGCATATAAAAATAAAATTACTCCTGAATCTAACACTGTTAAAATTGACAAGTGCTCTTTAAGTGAGTACGCTTATTTAATTCCTTGGGATGATTATTATGCTCCTGCGCTTTTACACAAATTACAAGAAAAAAATATTATTGTTAAAACTGCGGTAGAACCAATTACAACAATTGCAAATGAAACTGAAGTTTCTTTTAGCAGAGGAACTTTACTAATACCAGTAAGCATTCAAAACATAGACAAAGACACGCTTTTTTCAATAATAAATACACTTAGTGAACAATATAAAATACAAGTATATTCTGTAAATACTGGTTATAGTTTAAAAGGAATTGATCTTGGAAGTACAAATTTTGTTACGCTTAAACAACCTAAAGTTATGATGCTTGTTAAAGGTGGTGTTTCTGCATATGAAGCAGGTGAAGTTTGGCATTTATTTGAAAAAAGAATGCAAATGCCAATTGTGAAAGTACCAGAAAGATTATTCTATAAAACGGATTTACATAGGTATAATGTTATTGTAATGGTTTCAGGTAGTTACAGCCTTTTATCTGAAAAAGACAAAGAAAAACTAAAAAACTGGATAAGCTTAGGAAATACATTAATCACAACAAGAACAGCTAGTTCTTGGGCTATAAAAAATAAAATAGTTGAAGAAAACTTATTAGATTGGGTAAAAGACACAACAAAATCTAGGTTTAATTATGCCGATTCAAGAGCTGTAATTGGCAAACAAAGCATTGGTGGAGCCATTTTTGAAATAGATTTAGACATTACACATCCAATTGCTTATGGTTATCACGATTTAAAAATACCAATATATAAAAATAACAAAGTTTTTATTTCACCAACAAAAAGTAGATTTTCAACAGTTGCTAAATACACAGAAAACCCACATATTGATGGTTATGTTTCACCAGAAAACATTAACAATTATATAAAAAAATCTGCAGCAATTATAGTAAGTAAAGTTGGCAACGGAAGAACTATACTATTTGCAGACAATCCTAATTTTAGGGGAGCTTGGTATGGTACCAACAAATTATTTATGAATGCCATATCTTTTGGTTCTTTAATAAAAATACCATATTAA
- a CDS encoding RNA polymerase sigma factor has protein sequence MKNPLNNSQNNSTINSQEQLWNSFINGDMASFQTIYNSNYQMLYNFGKRYLSSSEIEDCIHDTFLNILNYKNQNTEVKNVKAYLFKSFRNQIFKVKKNSKLEFNLIEGTIPYEEDDHSKEIILKDLKKLIKKLSPREREIVYLKYFQNFNNFEISETLDIKYQTVRNILAGAIKKLRTLGKDYTHLLFLVFN, from the coding sequence ATGAAGAATCCATTGAATAATTCACAAAATAATTCAACTATTAACTCACAAGAACAATTATGGAATTCTTTTATTAATGGAGATATGGCTTCGTTTCAAACTATTTATAATTCTAATTATCAAATGCTTTATAATTTTGGTAAAAGATATTTAAGCTCCTCTGAAATAGAAGATTGTATTCACGATACTTTTTTAAATATTTTAAACTACAAAAACCAAAATACTGAAGTAAAAAATGTTAAAGCTTATTTATTTAAAAGTTTTAGAAATCAAATATTTAAGGTTAAAAAAAATTCTAAATTAGAATTCAATTTAATTGAAGGTACAATTCCGTATGAGGAAGACGACCATAGCAAAGAAATAATACTAAAAGATTTAAAAAAACTTATTAAAAAATTAAGTCCAAGAGAACGTGAAATTGTCTATTTAAAATATTTTCAAAACTTTAATAATTTTGAAATTTCCGAAACACTTGACATTAAATACCAAACTGTAAGAAATATATTAGCTGGAGCAATAAAAAAATTACGCACTTTAGGGAAAGATTACACCCATTTACTTTTTCTAGTTTTTAATTAA
- a CDS encoding DUF1697 domain-containing protein, which produces MTTYITLLRGINVSGKNNIKMNELKTVFTDLGYQDVVTYKQSGNIIFNSNIKESIIIEDTIVSAILKHFGYTIKVILLTKKELLAIFNSNPFLIKNPDLDISKLHVTLLHKNFNLGTIEEHLQIDINAIDDEFEQIENTIYLYCPNGYGKTKLSNNMFEKKLNTDATTRNWNTITKLVELSN; this is translated from the coding sequence ATGACAACTTACATCACACTTTTAAGAGGTATAAATGTTTCTGGTAAGAATAACATTAAAATGAATGAATTAAAAACTGTATTTACTGATTTAGGCTATCAAGATGTTGTCACTTACAAACAAAGTGGAAACATCATTTTTAATTCAAACATTAAAGAGTCTATAATTATTGAAGACACAATAGTTTCAGCAATTTTAAAACATTTTGGCTATACAATAAAAGTTATACTATTAACTAAAAAAGAACTGTTAGCTATCTTTAATTCTAATCCGTTCCTTATTAAGAATCCAGATTTAGATATTTCAAAATTACATGTTACACTCTTACATAAAAATTTTAATTTAGGAACAATTGAAGAACACTTACAAATAGATATAAATGCAATAGATGATGAGTTTGAACAAATTGAAAATACAATTTATTTATATTGTCCAAATGGATATGGAAAAACCAAATTAAGCAACAATATGTTCGAAAAAAAATTAAATACCGATGCCACTACAAGAAATTGGAACACAATAACCAAACTGGTTGAACTAAGCAATTAA
- a CDS encoding AI-2E family transporter, with protein MNSNTITKGILKAIAILIGITLLLYFLYRVQSILVYIAISSVIALIASPIILFLKQKLKFPNTLAVIFTMLFFIGIFLGLISMFIPLIIEQGQNLSLLNIDQLQTNIQDLIIQINDYFLAKGVNVLDELKHADLFKNITAIPNLLNSVIGTVGNLSIGLFSVLFITFFLMKDTQIMESSIYVLVSDKSENKLKKSLATINHLLSRYFIGLVFQISILFVIYTITLLIFGIENAIVIAFLCALLNLIPYIGPLVGGVLMLFLSMSSNLGEDFQTVILPTTIYVMIGYVIAQLIDNFLSQPLIFSNSVKSHPLEIFLIIMIAGILFGVTGMIVAIPTYTAIKVILKAFLADNKIVKSLTKDL; from the coding sequence ATGAATTCAAATACAATTACAAAAGGAATATTAAAAGCAATTGCCATACTAATTGGCATTACTTTATTACTTTATTTTTTATATAGAGTACAATCTATTTTAGTTTATATTGCAATTTCTTCAGTTATAGCACTAATCGCAAGTCCAATAATATTGTTTTTAAAACAAAAGTTAAAATTTCCAAATACCTTAGCTGTAATTTTTACAATGTTATTTTTTATTGGAATTTTTTTGGGTTTAATTTCAATGTTTATCCCTTTAATTATTGAACAAGGTCAAAATTTATCTCTATTAAATATAGATCAACTTCAAACAAATATTCAAGATTTAATAATTCAAATAAACGATTATTTTTTAGCAAAAGGTGTAAATGTTTTAGATGAATTAAAACACGCAGATTTATTTAAAAATATTACAGCAATACCAAATTTATTGAATTCTGTAATTGGTACGGTTGGAAATTTAAGCATCGGCTTATTTTCAGTACTTTTTATTACTTTTTTCTTAATGAAAGACACCCAAATTATGGAAAGCTCAATCTATGTTTTGGTAAGTGATAAAAGCGAAAATAAATTAAAAAAATCTTTAGCAACCATAAATCATTTATTATCTAGATACTTTATTGGCTTGGTTTTTCAAATTAGTATACTGTTTGTAATTTACACCATAACTTTACTTATTTTTGGTATAGAAAATGCCATAGTTATAGCATTTTTATGTGCATTGCTAAATTTAATTCCATACATAGGACCTCTAGTTGGTGGTGTGTTAATGCTGTTTTTATCTATGAGCAGTAATTTAGGTGAAGATTTTCAAACTGTAATTTTACCAACTACCATTTATGTAATGATTGGCTATGTAATTGCTCAATTAATAGATAATTTTTTAAGTCAGCCTCTTATATTTTCTAACAGTGTAAAATCGCATCCTTTAGAAATATTTTTAATAATTATGATTGCAGGAATTTTATTTGGTGTTACAGGAATGATTGTTGCCATACCAACATACACTGCAATTAAAGTTATTTTAAAAGCATTTTTAGCCGATAATAAAATTGTGAAATCCTTAACTAAGGATTTGTAA